The genomic region acatgaaacttcaccacttcatcactcacattaagagttattgtgttatagggtcaaaacatgacctcatagatatcacatgaaacttcaccacttcatcactcacattaagagttattgtgttatagggtcaaaacatgacctcatagatatcacatgaaacttcaccacttcatcactcacattaagagttattgtgttatagggtcaaaacatgacaaagtcgtagaataaatgttttctttccacgtGTTATGGAAGAAAGAGTAACAGAATCTCCACATTGACCAGagcatgaaaaacaatgtttttgcctGTAGGGTCTGAACATCTGGcacagacatttttattttttggttttcatcagATATTCTATTGATTatagaatattattatttcaccaGCATTAAAAAACTTATTTCAGTCGTACTCGCggacacaaatacaatatcTTATGTTTCTAAACAAAATCGTTCTCCGTGTGCACGCCGCTCCTTTCAGGTGAAAGAGGTCGCGTTAGCTGCTTTGTTTCCTCCTCGATCACGATGATGTCATCCGGCGCCCGAGGACGAGCTTTGCTCCGACGTTAAGCTGCACGAGGCCTCAGCCGGCACTCTGGTCCTCGGGCCGGACGGTAAGATCCCGTCGAGGAACGCAAATGAGTACAACCGAGAAGTTTGAGTTTGCATTGTGTATTGTGATTTAATAGCTTTAATAACCAAGGAAGAATATGTACTGAGGATTGATTGGAAGGAATGAGCAGGTGGGCACCGGTAAGAGGTAGGAACACGTGGGCGGAAATGTGTGTGGAAACGTGGgcggaaacgtggacggtaacgtggacggttacgtggacggtaacgtggacggaaacgtggacggtaacgtggacggaaacgtggacggttACGTGGACGGttacgtggacggaaacgtggacggaaacgtggacggtaacgtggacggaaaAGTGGACGGTtacgtggacggtaacgtggacggaaacgtggacggtaacgtggacggaaaAGTGGACGGTtacgtggacggtaacgtggacggaaacgtggacggtaacgtggacggaaaAGTGGACGGTtacgtggacggtaacgtggacggaaacgtggacggaaacgtggacggaaaAGTGGACGGTtacgtggacggtaacgtggacggaaacgtggacggtaacgtggacggaaaAGTGGACGGttacgtggacggaaacgtggacggaaacgtggacggaaacgtggacggaaaAGTGGACGGAAAAGTGGACGGttacgtggacggaaacgtggacggtaacgtggacggaaacgtggacggtaacgtggacggaaacgtggacggtaacgtgggCGGTAACGTGGGCGGAAACGTGAgcggaaacgtggacggtaacgtggacggaaacgtggacggttacgtggacggaaacgtggacggtaacgtggacggtaacgtggacggaaacgtgggcggtaacgtggacggtaacgtgggcgggaacgtggacggtaacgtggacggtaacgtggacggaaacgtggacggttacgtggacggaaacgtggacggtaacgtggacggtaacgtggacggaaacgtgggcggtaacgtggacggtaacgtgggCGGAAACGTGGACAGAAACGTGGgcggaaacgtggacggaaacatggacggtaacgtggacagaaacgtggacggtaacgtggacagaaacgtggacggtaacgtggacggtaacgtggacggtaacgtggacggaaacgtggacggaaacgtggacggaaacgtggacagaaacgtggacggaaacgtagacggaaacgtggacggtaacgtggacggtaacgtggacggtaacgtggacagaaacgtggacggtaacgtggacaGAAACGTGGGCGGtaacgtggacggtaacgtggacggaaacgtgggcGGTAACGTGGGcggtaacgtggacggaaacgtggacggaaacgtgggcggtaacgtggacggaaacgtggacggaaacgtgggcGGTAACGTGGGcggtaacgtggacggaaacgtggacggaaacgtgggcggtaacgtggacggaaacgtgggcggtaacgtggacggaaacgtggacggtaacgtggacggaaacgtggacggttacgtggacggaaacgtggacggttacgtggacggaaacgtgggcggaaacgtggacggaaacgtgggcggaaacgtggacggtaacgtgggcggaaacgtggacggtaacgtggatGGAAACGTGGgcggaaacgtggacggtaacgtggacggtaacgtggacggaaacgtggacggtaacgtggacggaaacgtggacggaaacgtggacggaaacgtgaGCGGAAACGTGAGCGGAAACGTGGACGGTtacgtggacggtaacgtggacggaaacgtggacggaaacgtggacggaaacgtggacggaaacgtggacggtaacgtggacggttacgtggacggaaacgtgagcggaaacgtggacggttacgtggacggtaacgtggacggaaacgtggacggaaacgtggacggaaacgtggacggaaacgtggacggtaacgtggacggaaacgtggacggtaacgtggacggttacgtggacggaaacgtgggcggaaacgtggacggtaacgtggacggaaacgtggacggaaacgtggacggttacgtggacggaaacgtgggcggaaacgtggacggtaacgtggacggaaacgtggacggtaacgtggacggaaacgtggacggtaacgtggacggaaacgtggacggtaacgtggacggtaacgtggacggaaacgtgagcggaaacgtggacggtaacgtggacggaaacgtggacggaaacgtgggcggaaacgtggacggaaacgtggacggtaacgtggacggaaacgtggacggtaacgtgggCGGAAACGTGGGCGGAAACGTGGACGGttacgtggacggaaacgtggacggtaacgtggacggtaacgtggacggaaacgtgaGCGGAAACGTGGACAGAAACGTGGACagaaacgtggacggtaacgtgggcggaaacgtggacggtaacgtggacggtaacgtggacggtaacgtggacggtaacgtgggCGGAAACGTGGACAGAAACGTGGgcggaaacgtggacggaaacgtggacggtaacgtggacagaaacgtggacggtaacgtggacaGAAACGTGGGCGGtaacgtggacggtaacgtggacaGAAACGTGGACAGAAACGTGGGCGGAAACGTGGGCGGAAACGTGGACGGttacgtggacggaaacgtggacggtaacgtggacggtaacgtggacggaaacgtgaGCGGAAACGTGGACAGAAACGTGGACagaaacgtggacggtaacgtgggcggaaacgtggacggtaacatggacggtaacgtggacggaaacgtgggcggtaacgtggacggtaacgtgggCGGAAACGTGGACAGAAACGTGGgcggaaacgtggacggaaacgtggacggtaacgtggacagaaacgtggacggtaacgtggacaGAAACGTGGGCGGtaacgtggacggtaacgtggacagaaacgtggacggtaacgtggacaGAAACGTGGACagaaacgtggacggtaacgtggacggtaacgtggacagaaacgtggacggtaacgtggacggaaacgtggacggaaacgtgggcggtaacgtggacggaaacgtggacggaaacgtggacggaaacgtggacaAATATGTGTACGAAACCATTCAAATGGGTCATGTGACGTCCTGCCATTGGTTGGAAACCACACTTGTGTTGTCTCTCTGCTATTCGCCCAGACGAGGATTCAGCCGCTCCAATAAAGgcttttttaatatttccttCCTTGTCAGTACTTCTTCTTATATTTGGACTACGGCTTtgcaacatgttgttgttgttgttgttgttgtgttcagatAATGGGCTCCTCGCCCGCAGAATGGTTCTCTGAGAGATGACGAGCAGTTTAAAGTGGCACTAAAATATGTTAACTCTGCCGTGTATCGTAATTCAGGAGCAGTAATGTACTTTGGACAAAGTTAATATTTGCTTCACtatgctcaaacacacacccacgcacacacacacacacactcaacacgcacacacacacacacactcaacacacacacacagcctgttcCAATGTTCAGATGTCACCATTAACATAACGGTCCTATATCACCCACACGTTTCTAGAAGGTCTGGATTTTATAATTCTTTCTGCTTAAAGaaagtttttttatatatatatatatttttatatatatacgcatatatatatacatataaatatatatatacacatatatatatatgtgtgtatgtaaatatatatatatacatatatatatatatatatatatatatatatatatatatatgcgtgtaagtaaatatatatgcatgtacatacatatatatatatacagatatatatacacacacatatatatatgtatatatacacaagtatatacatatatgtacacatgtatatatatatatatatatatatatatatatatatatacacacatgtatatatcaACACACCACACGCATTTTAACCttttgtacatatttatttattaatatataatacatgttgAATAAATCTTGAGTCTTGAATCTCTCAGTCAAGTTTCCCCGAGTATCTTTTCCACGTGCAGGTGTTCAACCTTATTTTGGAGGatccagaaagaaaagaggaaaaggaagtgaAGCGACGTGACAAAGGAAACTGCCTAAACACTGGCGCTCCCTGTTGGTAGCCGCGGGTACTACAGCTTTACACACATCCAGAGCAATCATGGGAAATATACTGACGAGTTGATAACATGTGAGCTGAGAtgttgtcatgtttcatgtgacTTTTACAAACCATTCTCATTTCGCTTACTTTCGCTTAATTTAATAGTTGTGTCGCACAGAAAAGACAAGAAATGATGACACGGCGATAATAAATCGGGCAGAAGACATTATGAGAATATAGGAGCGAGGAGACAAGAGTCTGGGCTGGAAAAAGAGTTGTTATAGACGCTGAGGGGCAGCGAAGACCTGAAGGTGAAACATGATACAGGTGAGAGGAAGCAGTGCAACATGTTGTTCAGAAATATGAGAACGAAAGAAGGCGGCTCATTGTAAACCTCGAGAAGGAAAAGGTACAGTTTAATATAACAGATATTCTGCAAAGAACCTCAAGGAGTATCTTAGAATGACTGGTATTATTGAGAGAATATGAGCcctgtttttctgttgtttttttccatttcatttcaattaattaattatatatatatatatatatatatataaatatataaaataaatgtttttaatttattttattttgttgtgtttatttattcatttattgtgttgtttcttttcttttctttatttatttcgttgtgtttatttattttatttatttatttattaataatacaagtaCATCCTCCATACCAGTTGGTGGCGGTGATGCACCAATAAACCttgaaaaagaataagaaaaagaacaagaacaagaacagatactagaagtagaagaacaagaacaagtagaaaaagaacaagaacaaatacaagatgtagaagaacaagaacaaatacaagatgtagaagaacaagaacaagaacaagaacaagaacaaatacaagaacaagaacaaatacaagtagaagaacaagaacaagaacaaatacaagtagaagaacaagaacaagtagaaaaagaacaataacaaatacaagtagaaaaacaagaacaagtagaaaaagaacaagaacaagaacaaatacaagtagaagaacaagaacaagtagaacaagaacaagaacaaatagaaaaagaacaagaacaaatacaagaacaagaacaaatacaagaacaagaacaaatacaagtagaaaaacaaaaacaagtagaaaaagaacaagaacaaatagaacaagaacaagaacaaatagaacaagaacaagaacaaatagaacaagaacaaatagaagaacaagaacaaatagaacaagaacaaatagaacaagaacaagaacaaatagaacaagaacaaatagaagaacaagaacaaatagaacaagaacaagaacaaatagaacaagaacaaatagaagaacaagaacaaatagaacaagaacaaatagaagaacaagaacaaatagaacaagaacaagaacaaatagaacaagaacaaatagaagaacaagaacaaatagaacaagaacaagaacaaatagaacaagaacaaatagaagaacaagaacaaatagaacaagaacaaatagaagaacaagaacaaatagaacaagaacaaatagaacaagaacaagaacaaatagaacaagaacaaatagaacaagaacaagaacaagtagaacaagaacaagaacaaatagaacaagaacaagtagaacaagaacaagaacaagaacaaagacctgAGGGTGGCAGTAATGCAACATTGTGGGATGCAAACTACCCTAAagctcaagaagaagaagacccgCGTCATACCGGAACCGGATGTTGCTCTCTGTTGCCTCGCGCTCGGCTCTCCTTTGTTGTTCTGCAGCGCGTGTCGTGGTCTCAAGATGTCTGCCGGCCCGGCCCTGAGGGCGCTGGTGAGACGCACGctggccgccgccgccgaggAGATCTTCGGGCTGTTCGAGCGAACGATAGCCGAGTACGAGGCCGAGCGACGGGACCTGCTGGACGGCGTCTTCAACCGGCGACTGCGGACCGCGAGAGCAGGTCGGTTCTCTGTGACGTCACCGCGCGCGGCCAACGTGgttaacacacacgcacacgcacgcgcgctcTCATCGATCGATGTTGCGGTGGGAAGTGATCGATTACTcgattacttttttatttactgtagCAAAAGACTAGAAATACTGAGTTCGGTGTAATCACGATCATGTTttcatattaaatattgattgattagttcattattatttgtatgttaAATTACCATCAAATGTCTCTATTAATCTGACCTGCATGTGAAAGATAATTGTTTTGGTTAGTAAACAATGTGttaataattcatgttttttatatagTGCTTTAAAAACTACTCAAAGGCACTTTTTGAATGGTGAAAGCAGGAACAATAGAAGCAATAACAAAGTGCACAATAGAGATGACGTAACAatttaataaacaaacacacataattaAAGGTTATCAGCTGATTtgagggttttgaggtgggACAGGACATCAGTGGTTCCTCTAGGTTTACAGCTTCAGGGGGAACcgagcaacacaaacacttaaagGAAACATGGTGTTCATTTATATTCATGACAACCACAAAGTTGTGCACgttttgtcactgcagtgtaTTTTTCGGGGCTTTTGAAAGAACATTTCCAGAGCCTCTCGATACGGGAAGTCCGAAACGTCTGGCCCATTTATTGAGATCCACAACAGGCTGTAAGACGGTCTCCTTGCAGCCTGTTGCGGATGTTTGTCTTGACCTGCAACCACATGAACTATAGGCTTTAAAAGAGATAGCTTAACATAATGAtagcttaaagcagcaaatcccaTTGGGAAAAGTATGTATTACCCTGgtcataaatataataataataataataaaggacgCTTATCATGGTTCATGGTGGAGAAGTTTACACTGCAATGGCCGCCAGCAGGCTCATTGTTGGGCACAAGACACCAAACTCCTCATTGTGAGGACAGTATGGCCGGCTGTGTCTTGTTCTGAAAAGGTAAGTAAGTAAATACTGAGGTTTATTTTGTTGAAGTCACCAAGGACAATAACTAAGGAGTGCGGTAGGCCCGCTCCACACCCAGTATCTGGTCGGCGAGTGTCCGCTGTGCCTCCTGCACGTTGCCCTGCGGCGGCATGTAAACACCGACCAGTATGAAGGAAGCGAACTCACGTGGGGGTAAAGGGGTTTACAGTTTGGTGAGTTTCCATGCAGGTCAGGTTTATGTGTATGCTAGACCTTGGTTTTATAAGAGGGGAGGAATATTTTAATTTATCATTCTCACGACTGCCTGAAATGCAATAAATACGGTTAAATAATTTCATTTATGGATGGTTTGCCGAACCCCCGCAGTATGTATTCCCGCGCTGCAGCCTTTCCTCTGCTCTGGTATCAggaaaagtattaaaaaagaGCTTGTTACTAAATCTCGGATCCAGTCAGCGTCCTGGGAGGAGCAAGAGGCAgctgggggcggagcttaggTTTGTGTGAGGCGACCGTTTTGTTctaaacaacaatggcggctcctGAAAACGTTAGTGTAGATGCTGCATTAGAGTGGAGAGTATTTCTTCATAGAGAGACGAGCAAAGAACgacactgaaggcttttctcaGTGGGAAATGTGTTCGggaagagtttgattgacagatgggtACTCCAATCACCTGCCTGCTCTTTTCCAAACAGTTCCCAATGacggcttctcagatggttctgcGTAATAAACCAAATACAGAACAGTTTGTAGTTATTTGGTTTTTTTAGTGCtttccaaaacacattttacaaaaagtGCAACATTTCTCCCGACGTTTACGGTATCAGTGGTTTTAAACGTTAAAACATGAATTTACAGATCAAGGCGCGTGTATGTCTGTCGTTATTCTCCACAgacgtccagcagctgttggtggttgAAGAAGCGGTTCCCCCCGAGCGGCAGGAGTGCATGTCCGGTCTGGACCAGGAGGATCCAGAACCCCCACACATTAAGGAGGAGCCGGTGGAGCTCTGGACCAttcaggagggagagcagctccAAGCGCTGGAGGAAGCCAGTTTCAACTTCCCATTTACTTCCGTCACTGTGAAGATTGAAGATGACGTCGAACAGATAACTCAGTCCTCACAGTTTCCTGAGAGCCAAACTGAGGCGAGCAGAGAGGCGGAGCTTTTGAAAACCGAAGCAGATGAGGATGTCTGTGGCGGATCGGGATCGGCCAGTAACTTGGATCCAGGTAGTCATTTTCAGACCGCTACTCGCGTCGAGACTTCATCCTCTGAATCCGAGACCGACGGAGAaacttcatcctcttcctctgaatCCGAGACCGACGGAGAgacttcatcctcttcctctgaatCCGAGACCGACGGCGAGACGCCATCCTCTGAATCTCAGACTGGTGTCAGTCGTAGTGATTGGATGGAGACTGGGCAGCCTCAGTCGGGTTCAAACTATGACCTACCTGTAGGTGATACTGGATGTGTGAAAGGAGCTCGAAGGTTTGGCCAAGGTGGACATTTGCAGAAACGCTCACTCTTAGGAGTTCATTCAGGTGGAAAGTGTTTCAGCTGCCCAGTTTGTAAGAAGAAATTCAGTTCCAATGCCCATTTGGTCAGACACATGAGAACCCATACTGGggagaaaccattcagctgTTCAGTTTGTGGTAAGAAATTTGCTCTTGAGCATAATATGAGACGACACTTGATTGTCCACACGGGGGAGAAACCGTTTAGTTGTTCCTTTTGCGGTAAAGGATTCTCAGTTCATAGTAATCTGAAACAACACGTGGCTATCCACACGGGGGAGACACCGTTTAGTTGTTCCTTTTGCGGCAGAGGATTCTCCCATCATAGTAATCTGAAACAACACTTGACGATCCATACCGGGGAGAGACCCTTCAGTTGCTTAGATTGCGGAAGAGGATTTGCACAAAAGGAACAGTTGAGGCAACACATGGCCGTCCACACAGGGGAGAAACCGTTTAGTTGTTCTGTCTGCGGGAGAGGATTCACACAACATGGTAGTATGACGCGACACATGACCGTCCACACGGGGGAGAAACCGTTCAGTTGTTCTGTCTGCGGGAGAGGATTCACACAACACTGTAGTCTGAAACGACACTTAACTACCCACAGGGGAGATAccatttagtttttcattttgtgCAAATATTGCAATTGTTTTCCCGAGACAATGCGGGAATAACTTTAATATACATTTCTAAGAACTTTTAGTTTGgggattttatttaattcatactgtaaatatgtttGATCTTCAGCATGTGTGTTGTCAGGGATGCCCTGGACATAAATGTATGTCATTGGCAGGTTTTATTTCAAAGATTAAAGACATTTTCCTAACAATAACTTTGTATTACCTTgtgaaatattacattacatgtaatttagctgcCGCTTTTAtgcaaagcgacttacaatatgtgcattcaaccatgagtacaaactcggaacaataagaatcaagaaagtaacatttcttcaagaaagcccaaactacaaaaataccataagtaagtgccactgaagtgctaatcgttttttattcaaggtatagacggaaaagatgtgtttttagtttacggcggaaggtgtagagactttctgctgtcctgatgtcaatgggaagctcgttccaccaatgaggagccagcacagcaaacagtcgtgattt from Cyclopterus lumpus isolate fCycLum1 chromosome 11, fCycLum1.pri, whole genome shotgun sequence harbors:
- the LOC117739326 gene encoding zinc finger protein 391-like, with protein sequence MSAGPALRALVRRTLAAAAEEIFGLFERTIAEYEAERRDLLDGVFNRRLRTARADVQQLLVVEEAVPPERQECMSGLDQEDPEPPHIKEEPVELWTIQEGEQLQALEEASFNFPFTSVTVKIEDDVEQITQSSQFPESQTEASREAELLKTEADEDVCGGSGSASNLDPGSHFQTATRVETSSSESETDGETSSSSSESETDGETSSSSSESETDGETPSSESQTGVSRSDWMETGQPQSGSNYDLPVGDTGCVKGARRFGQGGHLQKRSLLGVHSGGKCFSCPVCKKKFSSNAHLVRHMRTHTGEKPFSCSVCGKKFALEHNMRRHLIVHTGEKPFSCSFCGKGFSVHSNLKQHVAIHTGETPFSCSFCGRGFSHHSNLKQHLTIHTGERPFSCLDCGRGFAQKEQLRQHMAVHTGEKPFSCSVCGRGFTQHGSMTRHMTVHTGEKPFSCSVCGRGFTQHCSLKRHLTTHRGDTI